The following coding sequences lie in one Synechococcus sp. CC9902 genomic window:
- a CDS encoding phosphoribulokinase, whose amino-acid sequence MSKRHPVVAVTGSSGAGTSTVKRAFEHIFAREGITPAVVEGDSYHRYERMPMKQAMADALSAGQNFSHFGPEANLFDKLAELFRTYGETGAGQKRYYLHSPEEAAEHNARLGVNLDPGQFTPWEDIPSGTDVLFYEGLHGGVQGEGYDVAGLADLLVGVVPITNLEWIQKIHRDNAERGYSAEAIVDTILRRMPDYINHICPQFSQTDINFQRVPTIDTSNPFICRNIPTPDESFVIIHFRKGAREKWGIDFGYLLRMIHDSFMSSPTSIVVNGGKMGFAMELILTPIIHRMIEEKKNLS is encoded by the coding sequence ATGTCGAAGCGTCACCCGGTAGTAGCTGTCACCGGTTCCTCTGGAGCTGGAACCAGCACGGTCAAGCGCGCCTTCGAGCACATCTTCGCGCGTGAAGGCATTACCCCTGCAGTGGTGGAAGGCGATAGCTACCACCGCTATGAGCGCATGCCGATGAAGCAGGCGATGGCTGATGCGCTTTCTGCAGGGCAGAACTTCTCCCACTTCGGTCCTGAAGCGAACCTGTTCGACAAACTTGCTGAACTGTTCCGCACCTATGGCGAAACGGGTGCTGGTCAGAAGCGTTACTACCTGCACAGCCCAGAAGAGGCGGCTGAACACAACGCTCGCTTGGGTGTGAACCTCGACCCAGGTCAGTTCACGCCTTGGGAAGATATCCCTTCAGGCACCGACGTTCTCTTCTACGAAGGCCTGCACGGCGGTGTTCAGGGTGAGGGTTACGACGTCGCCGGTCTTGCCGATCTGCTTGTCGGTGTGGTGCCGATCACCAACCTTGAGTGGATCCAAAAAATTCACCGCGATAACGCAGAGCGTGGTTATTCCGCTGAAGCGATTGTGGATACGATCTTGCGGCGGATGCCTGATTACATCAATCACATCTGCCCGCAGTTCAGTCAGACCGACATCAACTTCCAGCGGGTTCCAACGATTGACACCTCGAACCCATTCATCTGCCGGAATATCCCGACACCCGATGAAAGCTTCGTGATCATCCACTTCCGCAAGGGAGCTCGCGAAAAGTGGGGGATCGATTTCGGCTACCTATTGAGAATGATCCACGATTCCTTCATGTCCAGCCCCACCAGCATTGTTGTGAACGGCGGCAAGATGGGCTTCGCAATGGAACTCATCCTTACTCCGATCATTCATCGCATGATCGAAGAGAAAAAGAATCTCAGCTGA